The Apium graveolens cultivar Ventura chromosome 11, ASM990537v1, whole genome shotgun sequence genome has a window encoding:
- the LOC141695604 gene encoding F-box protein At2g26160-like produces the protein MGAATCWDNLPLELVSVIAQKVDCLDSLIILSAVCKSWNSAVSELKLLLPPKDPWLLLAEEDPGLDLNSVLVAELEAIPCMVDPNYIDNKVDVRLADNNDEGDNNNDVDDNGDNNVITSICASFQSSSTTRGFYSLAKQKSYCLDLPEAAGRIILGTNKGWLVTLGEDLKINLLHPLMRYQIPLPPMLTLPHQYEYNDDFQPQEIYTMFLAKVVMSSQGPRQSRDACNRPTIMAIYGKCEELGFARLGDELWKPVTGASLVHDIVYHKEKFYAIDFRGKIFKCDVDDKKEEGQCIQITSVPVEKDDLVTSYLIESLLGSHLWVVLRFRKGVYYEASSRRRYYTSDFLVFKLEIIQYRSTNFDDIASSCKWSGEVNSIGNEALFIGRNSSISLAATSEFIKPNSIYFTDDGEFFHGDGGGHDMGIFNIKNGAIEPHYPGTSIHRFTPPVWYI, from the coding sequence ATGGGTGCTGCTACTTGTTGGGATAATCTTCCCTTAGAGCTTGTGAGTGTTATAGCTCAGAAGGTTGATTGCTTAGACTCTCTTATAATTTTATCAGCCGTCTGTAAATCATGGAACTCCGCTGTTTCCGAGTTGAAGTTATTGTTGCCGCCTAAAGATCCCTGGTTGTTACTTGCAGAAGAAGATCCTGGTCTTGATTTAAACTCAGTCTTAGTTGCTGagcttgaagcaattccttgtaTGGTGGACCCAAACTACATTGACAATAAGGTTGACGTTCGCCTTGCAGATAATAATGATGAGGGTGATAATAACAACGATGTTGATGATAACGGGGACAACAATGTTATCACAAGTATTTGTGCTTCGTTTCAGAGTTCTAGTACTACTCGTGGTTTTTACAGCCTTGCAAAGCAAAAAAGTTATTGTCTTGACTTGCCTGAGGCAGCAGGCAGAATAATATTAGGAACAAATAAAGGATGGTTAGTAACTTTAGGTGAAGATCTGAAAATCAACCTTTTGCATCCGTTAATGAGGTACCAAATTCCGCTTCCTCCTATGCTCACTTTACCACATCAATATGAATATAATGATGATTTCCAGCCACAGGAAATCTACACCATGTTTCTCGCCAAAGTTGTGATGTCTTCACAAGGGCCGAGACAAAGTCGGGACGCTTGTAATCGTCCCACAATAATGGCAATTTACGGAAAATGTGAAGAACTGGGTTTTGCTAGATTAGGTGACGAGTTGTGGAAACCGGTAACCGGTGCAAGTTTAGTTCATGATATTGTTTACCACAAGGAAAAATTTTATGCAATAGATTTTCGCGGGAAAATATTCAAATGCGATGTTGATGATAAAAAAGAAGAAGGGCAATGTATCCAGATTACATCAGTTCCGGTGGAGAAGGACGATTTAGTAACAAGCTATCTAATTGAATCGTTACTTGGATCTCACCTTTGGGTAGTTTTGCGCTTCAGAAAAGGAGTGTATTACGAAGCCAGTTCTAGACGTCGGTATTATACAAGTGATTTTTTGGTATTCAAGCTTGAAATTATACAATATAGAAGCACTAATTTTGATGATATCGCATCATCATGTAAATGGAGTGGAGAGGTAAATTCCATCGGCAACGAGGCGTTATTCATAGGCAGAAATTCATCGATATCTTTAGCAGCAACATCCGAGTTTATAAAGCCAAATAGCATATATTTTACAGATGATGGAGAGTTCTTTCATGGAGACGGTGGCGGCCATGATATGGGAATTTTTAATATTAAGAATGGCGCTATTGAGCCACATTATCCGGGAACATCTATTCATCGGTTCACACCACCAGTTTGGTATATTTAG